The DNA sequence GCCTTTAAAAAGTCATTCTCATACGCATGGGAACAAAATCCTGATTCGAAGGTTCTTGCTGTTTGGTATGAAAGATTAAATTTCAAGGAGACGGCACATACAGAAAAAACTTCCTTTCTTCAACAAGATTTCTTATTCATGAGCATTTTAGCCATTTTGGCCGGGATAAGCACAAGGATCATTTTCCATTTTGTAGAACAGGAAACAATTGCCCCAATTAACCTTGCTTTTGGGGTTCTTCCCTATATTGGCGCCTATTTTGTATACAAAAATAAACCTCGAAAAAAGGTTCTTTACACACTTGCATTGTTGTTCCTAATCTCCGGTTTGTATCTTAATATGCTGCCATTAAATGTTAATGATAGTACTATCCTTGCTTATTTACACCTTCCCATATTCTTATGGGGATTGATAGGGCTCGCATTTATAGGTAATGAATATTCAAAAGGAAGCACAAGATTAGCCTATCTTAAATTCAATTTGGAACTTTGCATACTCTACGCCAGCATGGCCTTTAGCGGAATGCTGTTAGCAGCATTAACTATGCAGTTATTTAGCTTTGTCGATCTAGATATAGCAGACTTCTATTTTAGAAATGTTGTGTTATTTGGTGCTGCTGCTCTCGCTATTGTGGCTACCTACCTGGTGTCAATGAATCTTAAACTTGCTAAGAATATTACACCATATATAGCTAAAATTTTTAGTCCTCTTGTCCTGGTCACTTTGTTGGTCTATCTTATAACGGTTATTTGGGTCGAAAAAAATCCATTCTTGGACAGAAATTTCCTGATAGCATTTAACGGAATACTCCTTGGTGTTTTGGCTGTTAACATATTTTCAATTACCGAAAGCGGCACAGACGAGAAAAAGAACATTTCTGATTATATAAATTTCGCCCTAATTGTTTTAGCTCTTGTCATTGACAGTGTAGCTTTGTCAGCCATAGTTTTTAGACTTTCTTCTTTTGGGATTACACCAAACAGACTTGCTGTTTTAGGTGTAAACATACTTATCTGGGGAAACCTTATTTGGATTATGATCTCCTATATGCGTTTTCTACAAAACAAGACCGGACCTTCACCCATCCAAGATGCGGTTACTAAGTATTTGCCAGTCTACGTACTTTGGGCGGCTTTCGTTACATTTACTTTTCCTTTCATTTTTAATTAGAAAGGCTTTATTAATGTAACGGTTGCTGATCTTCCTTATAAAAGCCAAAAATGAACAAGTTTCTATTCAAAACTTGTTCATTTCCGGCTTTTTATTTTCCTAAAAAAACTCTATTGTTACATGATAAAACAAATACCTTATTGAACTAACCTGCTCCTTTAGTTGAACAAGGAATTTGATCGCTGAACAAGGTTATATGCTGCATGCACCCCTAAGACATAACACGCTTTCAGGGGCATTCGAAATTAAATAAAAGAGATAAATCTTTATAGGCTTTCCGATTTATTTTGTTTTAAATTTTTCAGATAAAGTTTCGCTCCCAATTGCTCCAATAATTGAAGTAATAAATGGAATTGCCATGTACAGTATTGATCCTTGGAAGAACGTAATATCAAAGTTCAAAAATTTATTTCCAATTGCTATAAAAATTTTGGCAGCTACTAGAAATAAGCCCATGACTAGAAGTATGTCAAAGAATAGTTTTAATCTTGGATAAGCTAATTGCTTCCCATCTTCAATGATTTTTTCCTTCAAATGATCATCTCCTTTCAATAATTCATCGATTGTAATGTCAAAAACTTCACTTAGTTTAATTAGCGATTCAATACCGGGATAACCTTCTCCACGTTCCCATTTTGAGATCGATTGTCTACTAATGTTAAGTAATTCACCAAGCTGTTGTTGCGACATTTCATGTTTTAGACGTTCTTCTTTAATTTTTTTTTGGAAATACATTTCTTCAACTCCTAACCCAAATATACTTGTGTCTCTATCTAAACGTAAAGAACCGTGCAGTAGCAACTATGTAAACTAATAGTTGCGTAATAAAAGAGACAAATCTTTATAAGTTTTCACGGAAGTATTTACCTTCATTACGCAATAAGCATCAATCCATTTTATCATTACGTATAAATGTTTCTGTAAATTCATTCATGTATTCGTTCATTTCCTTATATCAAGTCCAATGTAGATAATGGTGTCCTTAGTTACATTACTTAATTGAGTTAAAATTGTAATTATTTCTTTTTTGCTGAACGGATATTCTATACACACCAGCTTTACATAACGCCAGTTCACGGCAGTATTTAGCTTTACTACTCAATAAGAAAAGGCTGCCCTGTAAGACAGCCAATACTTAACTATAGCAACCGTTAGTTTAAGAAGGAAATTAAAAAAGCATAATATAACCTGTTAACAATTTAAGAATTCATTTTGTTTACGATTTTTAGAAATAACTCCGAATTTAGCAATTAAAAGAACCAGTAAAAATATAAAGCAACTAAAACCAGTATTATCACTTGTAAGTATATTTGACTGGATAAGTTGCATCGCAAGTAAAACGTTTAATATATAAGAAAAGAGAAAACCCAAAAATGAAATACACGTTACATAATTGCCGAATAACGTCCTTCTGTAATTAGATACATCTGTTTTATTAGCGTTTTGGATAGTCAAAGTATGTTGGATTTGTCTAACTAGACCGTATGCGAAACCGATAATTAAAAACACAACTACTACATAACCAATTACATCATCCATTTATGCCCCCCGATAGTTGAGTAATCTCGATTAACTACTAATTAAAATTCTTTACTCCACTCATCATCCTCCAACCATACACCATTTTCAGCGACATAACCGACAATAACAGTACCCT is a window from the Sporosarcina sp. ANT_H38 genome containing:
- a CDS encoding helix-turn-helix domain-containing protein — encoded protein: MYFQKKIKEERLKHEMSQQQLGELLNISRQSISKWERGEGYPGIESLIKLSEVFDITIDELLKGDDHLKEKIIEDGKQLAYPRLKLFFDILLVMGLFLVAAKIFIAIGNKFLNFDITFFQGSILYMAIPFITSIIGAIGSETLSEKFKTK
- a CDS encoding DUF4153 domain-containing protein, which gives rise to MNDNNLIIKNIYNPHKLERMFRNDPKAFKKSFSYAWEQNPDSKVLAVWYERLNFKETAHTEKTSFLQQDFLFMSILAILAGISTRIIFHFVEQETIAPINLAFGVLPYIGAYFVYKNKPRKKVLYTLALLFLISGLYLNMLPLNVNDSTILAYLHLPIFLWGLIGLAFIGNEYSKGSTRLAYLKFNLELCILYASMAFSGMLLAALTMQLFSFVDLDIADFYFRNVVLFGAAALAIVATYLVSMNLKLAKNITPYIAKIFSPLVLVTLLVYLITVIWVEKNPFLDRNFLIAFNGILLGVLAVNIFSITESGTDEKKNISDYINFALIVLALVIDSVALSAIVFRLSSFGITPNRLAVLGVNILIWGNLIWIMISYMRFLQNKTGPSPIQDAVTKYLPVYVLWAAFVTFTFPFIFN